From the Candidatus Bathyarchaeota archaeon genome, one window contains:
- a CDS encoding right-handed parallel beta-helix repeat-containing protein, with protein MKKFSVLTVLLVAFAVFGLIGVAPALAQINWASTSPVGINILPDGSVDGTDNIKREGNLYTLTADLDLVRSENNFFAAIAVQKDNIVIDGAGHYIRAYGYIDRGVDLTERQNVTVKNLVVDGFVHGIYLWDSMGNVALNNTVVAPSSEGFQTGFWVSNSQLNRIEGNSVTGFNEYGMLFQSESTSNQILHNTFADNKIDLYIGYCANNTLTGNQLNSANNNLEISYHSYADFYQKIDTSNTIRERPIYYWINVHDRAVPLDAGFVGLGNCSNIIVQNLDISGNSEAVILHSTTNTTITQNRLSGNGFGVSLDACTNVTVTENTIISNGGAAITLRVSSNVSVTQNFLSGSNSNILPSLGISLLSTNNCKVSGNNITRFDRGISLASSADNLVSNNYIAQNSFGSYIYMGGNNVIFQNTFQENSMWAMQLSSSQTQPNNNLIYYNNFLDNIATKGNLQISNPWYFGPESNLWDNGTYGNYWSDYYTRYPNASEIGNSGIGDTFFEVNPNNIDHYPLTSPLPFPAVPTSPLPSSQPTQSPTPSIKPSTSPTPSPSIPEFPIWATLAVLALTAAGLTAYKHKKPNSKTPF; from the coding sequence ATGAAAAAGTTCTCGGTTCTCACAGTTTTGCTAGTTGCCTTTGCTGTTTTTGGTTTGATTGGGGTTGCTCCTGCTTTGGCGCAGATTAATTGGGCATCCACGTCCCCAGTAGGCATCAACATCCTGCCAGACGGCAGCGTCGATGGAACAGACAACATCAAACGGGAAGGCAACCTGTACACGTTAACCGCTGACCTAGACCTTGTACGCAGTGAAAACAACTTTTTTGCGGCAATCGCTGTGCAAAAAGACAACATCGTAATTGACGGTGCGGGTCACTATATTCGGGCGTATGGTTACATTGATAGAGGGGTAGACCTCACCGAAAGACAAAACGTTACCGTCAAAAACTTAGTCGTCGACGGTTTTGTTCATGGCATTTACCTGTGGGACTCGATGGGCAATGTGGCTCTGAATAACACGGTGGTTGCTCCAAGTAGCGAAGGGTTCCAGACGGGTTTTTGGGTTAGCAACTCCCAACTCAACCGCATTGAGGGCAACAGCGTAACGGGCTTTAACGAGTACGGCATGCTCTTCCAATCAGAGTCAACCAGCAACCAAATTCTCCACAACACCTTCGCCGACAACAAAATCGACCTCTACATCGGCTACTGCGCAAACAACACCCTCACAGGAAACCAACTCAACAGCGCAAACAACAACTTAGAAATCAGCTACCACTCCTACGCGGACTTTTACCAAAAAATAGACACCTCCAACACAATACGCGAAAGACCCATCTACTACTGGATTAACGTGCATGACAGGGCGGTTCCTTTGGATGCGGGGTTTGTTGGGCTGGGAAACTGCAGCAACATTATCGTGCAGAACTTGGACATTTCAGGTAACAGTGAGGCAGTAATTTTGCATTCTACAACAAACACAACAATCACCCAAAACAGGCTAAGCGGTAACGGGTTTGGCGTTTCTTTGGATGCCTGCACAAATGTGACCGTAACTGAAAACACCATCATAAGCAACGGCGGCGCAGCCATAACTCTTCGCGTGTCAAGCAACGTGTCTGTTACCCAAAATTTTCTTTCAGGTTCTAACTCGAATATTTTGCCGTCTTTGGGCATTAGCCTATTAAGCACCAACAACTGCAAGGTTAGCGGTAACAACATAACCCGCTTTGACCGCGGTATAAGCCTTGCCTCTTCAGCAGACAACCTTGTTTCCAACAATTACATCGCCCAAAACAGCTTTGGCAGCTACATCTACATGGGCGGCAACAACGTCATCTTCCAAAACACCTTCCAAGAAAACAGCATGTGGGCTATGCAGCTTAGCAGCAGCCAAACGCAACCAAACAACAACCTCATCTACTACAACAACTTTTTAGACAACATCGCCACAAAAGGAAACCTGCAGATTTCAAACCCATGGTATTTTGGACCTGAATCTAACTTGTGGGATAACGGCACATATGGAAACTACTGGAGCGACTACTATACACGCTACCCCAACGCCTCTGAAATCGGCAACTCAGGCATAGGCGACACATTCTTTGAAGTAAACCCAAACAACATCGACCACTACCCCCTCACTAGTCCCCTGCCGTTTCCAGCTGTTCCCACTTCGCCTCTCCCGTCATCGCAGCCTACCCAATCGCCAACCCCAAGCATTAAGCCCTCCACAAGCCCAACGCCTTCGCCGTCTATCCCCGAGTTTCCCATCTGGGCAACTCTTGCAGTGCTTGCTTTGACCGCAGCGGGCTTAACAGCATACAAACACAAAAAACCCAACTCAAAAACCCCTTTTTAG
- the dapA gene encoding 4-hydroxy-tetrahydrodipicolinate synthase yields the protein MTHFSGCYTALVTPILANRELDYEGLRRLVEFQINEGVSGILACGTTGESATLDWNEHNKVTEKINEYVGDDGLTMAGTGSNSTQEAIEGTLHAQHLGIKCVLLVDPYYNGPSSLEIRKEYLEPVAEQFPDIQVIPYVIPGRTGTQLLPQDLAMLHKQCPNNVRAVKEATGNFENMQLTRKFCGADFDILSGDDEKTFRMITSPDIKAAGAISVTSNIAPRAVSDMIRFAREGQTEQAQQLFDALQPLFGLVTVKTQEPTPYGEVLVKARNPLPCKTLMNILGMPSGSCRQPLGKMTKAGIEVVLQVARTVYEANPEILEPIAEYFDVNLQTRLSDPKYLEGLYYD from the coding sequence ATGACACATTTCAGTGGATGCTACACCGCCCTTGTAACCCCCATACTTGCAAACCGAGAATTAGACTACGAGGGCCTGCGCAGATTAGTTGAATTCCAAATAAACGAAGGCGTCAGCGGTATACTCGCCTGCGGCACTACTGGCGAAAGCGCCACTTTAGACTGGAACGAACATAACAAAGTCACAGAAAAAATAAACGAGTACGTCGGAGACGACGGATTAACCATGGCGGGAACGGGTAGCAACAGCACCCAAGAAGCCATCGAAGGCACCCTGCACGCCCAGCACCTAGGCATCAAATGCGTCCTGCTAGTTGACCCCTACTACAATGGTCCTAGCAGCTTAGAAATCCGCAAAGAATACCTAGAGCCCGTAGCAGAGCAGTTCCCCGACATCCAAGTCATCCCCTACGTCATCCCAGGCCGAACAGGCACCCAACTGCTCCCCCAAGACTTAGCCATGCTCCACAAGCAATGCCCAAACAACGTACGCGCCGTAAAAGAAGCAACAGGAAACTTTGAAAACATGCAGCTAACCCGCAAATTCTGCGGAGCCGACTTTGATATCCTCTCAGGCGACGACGAAAAAACCTTCCGCATGATAACCTCCCCTGACATCAAAGCCGCAGGCGCCATATCCGTTACTTCAAACATTGCCCCCCGAGCCGTCTCAGACATGATACGTTTTGCGCGGGAAGGACAAACCGAGCAGGCACAGCAACTCTTTGATGCTTTGCAGCCGCTTTTTGGCTTGGTCACCGTTAAAACCCAAGAACCAACCCCCTACGGCGAAGTGCTAGTTAAGGCACGCAATCCTTTACCCTGCAAGACGCTCATGAACATTTTAGGCATGCCCTCAGGATCCTGCAGGCAACCTCTAGGCAAAATGACCAAAGCAGGCATAGAAGTTGTCTTGCAAGTCGCGCGCACCGTCTACGAGGCTAACCCTGAAATCCTTGAACCCATCGCCGAATACTTTGACGTAAACCTGCAAACCCGATTAAGCGACCCAAAGTACTTGGAGGGTCTTTACTACGATTAA